TTTAACACCATCAGCTATATTCAAAAATTCAACTACACCTATTGCTTTAAATTTTTTATCTTCTCTTTTTCTATTTAATGCTTCTAAAAGCTTTTCACTTACTCCAGAAATAACTTGTTTACAACGTTCCCCTGTTAAATCTTTTAATCCATCTTTAACTGAAGAGTTATCTCCATAAACTATAAAATAATATTTTCCAGGACAAGTTACTCCAGCCTTATATATTTTTAATTCATTAAATTTTATAATTTTATCTAATTCCTCAATTCCCTTTGGAATACTATTGAATTCAACTATACCTAACGCTTTCATCTCTTCTCCTTTCATTTTTTTTAGGGAGTGACTAGCATGTCACTCCCTAATATATTTTACTACTTTGCTTCTTTTGGTAAAATTGCCTCTACATCTGAGTGTGGTCTTGGAATTACGTGAACAGAGATTAACTCTCCAATTCTATCTGCAGCTGCTGCTCCAGCATCTGTTGCCGCTTTTACAGCTCCAACGTCTCCTCTAACTAAAACACTCACAAGTCCTCCTCCAACAATCTCTTTTCCTATTAAAGTTACGTTTGCTGCTTTCACCATTGCGTCTGCTGCCTCTATCGCTGCTACTAATCCTCTTGTTTCTACCATTCCTAATGCATTTAAAGTTGCCATAAATATCCTCTCCTTATCTATTTTTTAGTTTTATCTCTTCTATTTACTACTGGTTTTGCTTCTACTTCATCTACTATTTCTTCTACTATAACTTCGTTTTCTTCTGGAAGCTCTACAATTATCTCTTCCTTGACTACCTTTTCTGTTGGAACCTCTTTTTTTTCTAATATATTGTATACTTCTTCAGTTGGTCTTGGGATTACATGACTTCCCATATAAACTCCTAATCTTTTAACTGCTTCAGCTGCTGCTTCTACTGCAACTTTTACAGCTCCAACGTCACCAACTATTTCAACTGTCACTATTCCACCTTTTACAAGATGTCTATTTAGCACCTCTACATCTGCCGTTTTACACGCCACATCTACAGCCTCTATCGCTCCAACCATTCCTCTTGTTTCAATCATTCCTAATGCTTTCATAATTTAAACAACTCCTTTTAGAACTTTAATGGATTTTGAGCAACATATTTCACAGCATCAGCAAAAGCATCACATGCTGCTTTACATGCTGATTGACTTCCTGTTAAAAGTCCTCCTCCAAAGTTAGTTTCTGATGGTGGTCCAAAGAAAGCTGCTAATCTTACATCTGCTGCTTTTAATGCTACATCAAGTGCATACATAGCTTCTAAAGGTGGTGCTATTAAATACGCTAAAGCTTCTCCCTCTGGTACTCCTGCAGTTTTTGACAGATAAGTTCCTGTTCTTGAAACACAGTGAGCATAGTATGCAATTGTATCATCGTCATTAGCACTATAGAAACATGCTTCATTTTCTATAAAATCTACTATTGCATTTAATCCACTTTTTACTTCAGCAGGTGTAGGTCCAGCTATTATTCCAATAACTTCTCCAGCTAATTTTGTATTTGCATTTGCTGCTCCACCATAAAATGATCTACCATAAACTACTTCAACTTCTGACATTTTTGTTGCATAATCTAATGCTGTATATGTTACATCATCACAATCTGCTGTAACTATTCCAATACTCTTATACCCTTTTGGAAGTTTGAACTCTTCCGCCATTTTATCATCTACATTTGGTATTAGCTTAACTGCTAAAACACTTGGTTTTATAGGATCGTTTGTCATTTTTTCCTCCTTATAATTTTAAATCTTGTCCGCTTGCTTTAGCGTCTAATATTTTCTTAATTATATGTGCCACATGTGCTCCTGCTTCCACTGCTGGAGTTCCTTTTTCATGTATATTTGATACAACTGTTCTCTTAGCTTCTGGTATTCCTACATATCCTTTATATGTTATATATGCACTCATACTTTCTGCAGTTGCTAGCCCTGGTCTCTCTCCAATTAATACACAAGTTACTGTTGCACCAAGTGTTTCAGCTACGTCATCTGAAGCAGCAACTCTTCCATATTTCAAGAAAAATGGTGTTCCTGTATCTATTCCATAAGCTTTTAATCCATTTAATAGTGCTGGAAGTATATTTTCAACATTTGCTTCTACTGCTGTTGAACTAAGACCATCTGAAACATAAACTTGAACTGTTGGATTTTGTTTACATCTCTCTTTTAAAACCTTTACAGCTTCATCTGATAATCTTCTTCCTAAATCTGGTCTTGTTATATATTCATCTTTAGAGTTACATCTTGTTTGAACTGTAAATAGATTATTTTTAGCTAATACTTCATCTGAAACATCAGTAAATACAGCATCTTGTGCTGAAGCGTGGTCAGCTCTAAATCTTAACATTGTTGATGTTGTATATCTTGTTCCAGCTCTTCCAATTCCAACTCTTGCTGGAGTTTTTCTTTTATACTTTAATAACTCCTCTCTATTTTTTGGATTCGCGACATCTATAACTTCTCTTAAATCAATTTTAGTTATGTCCTCTACCTCTTCCAAATTAGAAAGTGTTTTTTCAACTCTCTCTTTTACTTTTTCTAAAGCCTTCCCCTCTCCATCCATCTCTTTTAAAACTTGTGATATTATATCTTTCAACTCTTTTTCAGAAATCATTATTCTCTCCTCCTATAAAAATAGTGATGCATCTCCTGCAAGATTAGTTAAATTTCCATCCTCATCTCTGATACCTACTTTTTCTAGCCACTCCTCAAACTCTTTTATAGGTTTAACATTTAATGTTTCTCTTAAAGTTTGAATATCATGATATCCTGTAGTTTGGTAGTTTAACATAATATCATCTCCAGCTGGAACTCCCATAAAATAGTTACATCCAGCTGCTGTTAATAAAACAGCTAAGTTTTCAATATCGTTTTGGTCTGCCTTCATATGGTTTGTATAACAAACGTCAACTCCCATAGATAATCCATGAAGTTTTCCCATAAAGTGGTCTTCTAATCCAGCTCTTGTAACTT
This genomic window from Cetobacterium sp. NK01 contains:
- a CDS encoding BMC domain-containing protein, translated to MKALGMIETRGMVGAIEAVDVACKTADVEVLNRHLVKGGIVTVEIVGDVGAVKVAVEAAAEAVKRLGVYMGSHVIPRPTEEVYNILEKKEVPTEKVVKEEIIVELPEENEVIVEEIVDEVEAKPVVNRRDKTKK
- the eutC gene encoding ethanolamine ammonia-lyase subunit EutC, translated to MISEKELKDIISQVLKEMDGEGKALEKVKERVEKTLSNLEEVEDITKIDLREVIDVANPKNREELLKYKRKTPARVGIGRAGTRYTTSTMLRFRADHASAQDAVFTDVSDEVLAKNNLFTVQTRCNSKDEYITRPDLGRRLSDEAVKVLKERCKQNPTVQVYVSDGLSSTAVEANVENILPALLNGLKAYGIDTGTPFFLKYGRVAASDDVAETLGATVTCVLIGERPGLATAESMSAYITYKGYVGIPEAKRTVVSNIHEKGTPAVEAGAHVAHIIKKILDAKASGQDLKL
- a CDS encoding BMC domain-containing protein; amino-acid sequence: MKALGIVEFNSIPKGIEELDKIIKFNELKIYKAGVTCPGKYYFIVYGDNSSVKDGLKDLTGERCKQVISGVSEKLLEALNRKREDKKFKAIGVVEFLNIADGVKVLDHVIKSVDVDVVKLVLGWTLAGKCYFVVGGETSSIDEAIVLVTGSSYKYMDISKINNPVENILDYI
- the eutM gene encoding ethanolamine utilization microcompartment protein EutM, with the translated sequence MATLNALGMVETRGLVAAIEAADAMVKAANVTLIGKEIVGGGLVSVLVRGDVGAVKAATDAGAAAADRIGELISVHVIPRPHSDVEAILPKEAK
- the eutL gene encoding ethanolamine utilization microcompartment protein EutL — protein: MTNDPIKPSVLAVKLIPNVDDKMAEEFKLPKGYKSIGIVTADCDDVTYTALDYATKMSEVEVVYGRSFYGGAANANTKLAGEVIGIIAGPTPAEVKSGLNAIVDFIENEACFYSANDDDTIAYYAHCVSRTGTYLSKTAGVPEGEALAYLIAPPLEAMYALDVALKAADVRLAAFFGPPSETNFGGGLLTGSQSACKAACDAFADAVKYVAQNPLKF